In Halogeometricum sp. S1BR25-6, a single genomic region encodes these proteins:
- a CDS encoding DUF7549 family protein, with product MVWVRSEYAGPLAVVLTWLSALLPWNVTYSPAVSGGSVLFVRFPFFQIRYAFGVPFADAVRVFDPFSAVAFQAGNSIQVAYEAWTVGAAVLAVALVVSVVYYAREEAFESSPIDPVRLLGGLLGLGGVVLAVATYLLATRGFPGVPLPIGVVFYLAFAGVLLTVDRT from the coding sequence ATGGTCTGGGTCCGCTCGGAGTACGCGGGACCGCTCGCCGTCGTCCTGACGTGGCTCTCGGCGCTCCTCCCGTGGAACGTGACGTACTCTCCGGCCGTCTCCGGGGGGTCGGTGCTGTTCGTCCGCTTTCCCTTCTTTCAGATTCGATACGCGTTCGGCGTCCCGTTCGCCGACGCGGTTCGGGTGTTCGACCCCTTCTCGGCCGTCGCCTTCCAGGCCGGCAACTCGATTCAGGTGGCCTACGAGGCGTGGACCGTCGGCGCGGCGGTGCTGGCCGTCGCCCTCGTCGTCTCCGTCGTCTACTACGCTCGCGAGGAGGCGTTCGAGTCCAGTCCCATCGACCCGGTCCGCCTCCTCGGCGGCCTCCTCGGACTCGGCGGCGTCGTCCTCGCCGTCGCCACCTACCTGCTCGCCACCCGCGGGTTCCCCGGCGTCCCCCTCCCTATCGGCGTCGTCTTCTACCTCGCGTTCGCGGGAGTGCTCCTGACCGTTGACCGGACCTGA